A window of the Bacillus andreraoultii genome harbors these coding sequences:
- a CDS encoding IreB family regulatory phosphoprotein, whose product MSSLDRTMQFHFPEEPIDQEVQKVLLQVFSALEEKGYNPINQIVGYLLSGDPAYIPRHKDARNIIRKLERDEIIEELVKFYIQEHREEM is encoded by the coding sequence ATGAGTTCACTTGATCGAACGATGCAATTTCATTTTCCAGAAGAGCCAATAGACCAGGAAGTTCAAAAAGTGCTCTTACAAGTGTTTTCAGCATTGGAGGAAAAAGGTTATAATCCAATTAATCAAATTGTAGGTTACTTATTATCTGGTGACCCCGCTTATATACCAAGACATAAGGATGCGAGAAACATTATTCGTAAATTAGAAAGAGACGAGATTATCGAGGAATTAGTGAAATTTTATATACAAGAGCATCGTGAGGAAATGTAA
- the ruvX gene encoding Holliday junction resolvase RuvX codes for MRILGLDVGSKTIGVAVSDEFGWTAQGLKTIQIKEEEQQSGLPELEEIINEYNIEKIIVGLPKNMNGTIGPRGEISLQFAEVLKNKFHIPVELWDERLTTMAAERVLLSADVSRKKRKRVIDKMAASLILQGYLDSQS; via the coding sequence ATGCGTATACTAGGACTAGATGTCGGTTCAAAAACAATCGGTGTTGCAGTTAGTGATGAGTTCGGCTGGACTGCACAGGGGTTAAAAACGATACAAATAAAGGAAGAAGAGCAGCAATCAGGATTACCTGAACTAGAAGAGATTATTAATGAATATAATATTGAGAAGATTATCGTTGGTTTGCCGAAAAACATGAATGGTACAATAGGCCCACGTGGTGAAATTAGTTTGCAATTTGCGGAAGTCTTGAAAAACAAATTCCATATACCAGTGGAATTATGGGATGAGCGGTTGACAACAATGGCTGCTGAACGGGTGTTGCTATCTGCTGATGTTAGTCGGAAAAAGAGAAAACGAGTCATTGATAAGATGGCTGCGAGTTTAATTTTACAAGGTTATTTAGATAGCCAGTCATAA